The following proteins are encoded in a genomic region of Sulfurimonas sp. HSL3-7:
- a CDS encoding nitronate monooxygenase: MALAPLKIGKYIIEKPIVQGGMGVGISWDQLAGNVSKEGGLGIVSAVGTGYYNNKAFSHKLVADRPLDVQNFYSKDGLKAIHDNARKICGDKPLGVNILYAINDYGRVVRDACEIGFDIIITGAGLPTNMPEFTEGYPDVALVPIVSSPKALKIINKRWQKRYNRLPDAVILEGPKSGGHQGFTYEQCAMEENQLENLVAPVVEEAKVWGDIPVIAAGGIWDKNDIDQMIALGASGVQMGTRFIGTKECDAHANFKKVLLDAKEEDIILMKSPVGYPARGVRTNLTSLVETRTGPDIKCISNCVAPCNRGVEAKEVGFCIADRLSDAYEGNTELGLFFSGTNGYRLTELLSVKELMVKLTEGE, from the coding sequence ATGGCATTAGCACCATTGAAAATTGGAAAGTATATTATTGAGAAACCTATTGTACAAGGCGGTATGGGTGTCGGTATCAGTTGGGATCAACTTGCAGGCAATGTCTCAAAAGAGGGTGGTCTCGGTATTGTCAGCGCAGTAGGCACAGGGTACTACAATAACAAAGCATTCTCCCACAAACTGGTAGCTGACCGTCCTTTGGACGTGCAGAACTTCTACTCAAAAGACGGACTCAAAGCGATCCATGACAATGCGCGAAAGATCTGTGGAGACAAGCCTCTCGGTGTCAATATCCTGTATGCTATCAATGATTACGGGCGTGTTGTACGTGACGCCTGTGAGATCGGTTTTGATATCATTATTACCGGGGCGGGACTTCCGACCAATATGCCGGAATTTACCGAGGGCTATCCCGATGTCGCGCTTGTACCGATCGTCTCTTCGCCGAAGGCGCTGAAGATCATTAACAAACGCTGGCAGAAACGTTACAACCGTCTTCCTGACGCGGTTATCCTTGAGGGCCCGAAAAGCGGCGGCCACCAGGGCTTTACTTATGAACAGTGTGCTATGGAGGAGAATCAGCTCGAAAACCTGGTTGCCCCGGTAGTCGAAGAGGCAAAAGTGTGGGGTGACATCCCTGTGATTGCGGCCGGTGGTATCTGGGATAAAAATGACATTGATCAGATGATCGCACTGGGCGCATCCGGCGTTCAGATGGGAACACGTTTTATCGGAACGAAAGAGTGTGATGCCCACGCCAACTTCAAAAAAGTACTGCTTGATGCCAAAGAAGAGGATATCATTCTGATGAAATCCCCGGTCGGCTACCCGGCTCGGGGTGTGCGTACAAACCTTACCTCGCTAGTCGAGACACGGACCGGTCCGGACATCAAATGTATCTCAAACTGTGTCGCACCGTGTAACCGCGGCGTTGAAGCCAAAGAGGTCGGTTTTTGTATCGCCGACCGTCTCAGCGATGCCTATGAAGGCAATACCGAACTGGGACTCTTCTTCTCGGGTACAAACGGGTACCGTTTGACGGAACTTCTTTCAGTCAAAGAGTTGATGGTAAAATTGACAGAGGGTGAATAG